One window of the Sphaerochaeta associata genome contains the following:
- a CDS encoding carbohydrate ABC transporter permease: MAHRSITSDDRLFNTVVNVLSIGTILIVLYPLIFVLSASFSDPDLVLRGKVILFPRGLTLEPYKMVLENESIWLGYRNTILYTVLGTIINVVMTIMLAYPLSRKDMPFRRPITLFVVFTMYFNGGMIPTYLLVRDLGIYDSIWAIVLPVAITTYNFIVAKTFFENSIPHEMYESAMIDGSSNIRTLISIVLPLSSSIIAVLILFYAVSHWNSYFSALIYLRNEELFPLQIILRDILLLGQTEQMGTNDVGMGDKIKMAEGIKYSVIVVSSVPVLVLYPFVQKHFVKGVMIGAVKG; this comes from the coding sequence ATGGCACACCGCTCGATAACCTCCGATGACCGGCTTTTCAATACTGTGGTCAATGTGCTCTCCATTGGTACGATTCTCATCGTCCTGTATCCCTTGATTTTTGTACTTTCAGCCTCCTTCTCCGACCCTGATTTGGTCCTCAGGGGCAAAGTGATACTGTTTCCGAGAGGATTGACCCTGGAACCCTATAAAATGGTGCTGGAAAACGAAAGCATCTGGCTCGGCTATCGCAATACGATTCTGTATACCGTGCTGGGCACCATCATCAACGTAGTGATGACCATCATGCTTGCATACCCGCTTTCCAGAAAGGACATGCCTTTCCGACGTCCCATCACATTGTTTGTAGTTTTTACGATGTATTTCAACGGCGGCATGATTCCTACCTATCTGTTGGTGCGTGATTTGGGGATCTACGACTCCATCTGGGCCATTGTGCTTCCGGTGGCCATCACCACATACAACTTCATCGTTGCCAAGACGTTTTTTGAGAATAGCATTCCCCATGAAATGTATGAGTCGGCAATGATCGACGGCAGCTCCAATATCCGGACGCTGATCAGCATAGTTCTACCGCTTTCTTCCTCGATCATTGCCGTTCTCATTCTCTTCTATGCAGTCTCCCACTGGAATTCCTATTTCAGTGCTTTGATCTACCTGCGCAACGAGGAACTGTTTCCGCTGCAAATCATCCTGCGCGACATCCTGCTGCTGGGTCAAACCGAGCAGATGGGTACCAATGATGTAGGCATGGGGGACAAGATCAAGATGGCCGAAGGTATAAAATATTCAGTAATCGTAGTTTCGAGTGTTCCAGTCCTGGTTCTTTATCCCTTCGTTCAGAAGCATTTCGTGAAGGGCGTCATGATCGGGGCGGTAAAGGGGTAA
- a CDS encoding nucleotidyl transferase AbiEii/AbiGii toxin family protein, with product MDRAHILPYCVLSTIMLGSHKAQTRMLDPLELIASKANALLSRQASRDLYDMYQLIQKGIISDIPLFRKCLVFYNLVGGGMDIDTISSNVLKKYTYNEIKKYLKPVLAKNDDFSCDRALLIVKEFLDEVLVLNEKEKQFCKDFRNGAYNPGLLFDDETTIERIHNHPMAVWRTRATQ from the coding sequence TTGGACAGAGCTCATATCCTTCCCTATTGCGTACTGTCAACAATCATGTTGGGATCACACAAGGCACAAACACGTATGCTTGATCCTCTTGAGCTCATTGCCAGTAAGGCAAATGCACTGCTTTCCAGGCAGGCTTCCAGAGACCTCTATGATATGTATCAATTGATCCAAAAAGGAATAATCTCAGACATACCTTTATTTCGTAAGTGTTTGGTATTTTATAACTTGGTCGGTGGTGGAATGGATATTGATACAATCTCATCGAATGTCCTAAAAAAGTATACGTATAATGAAATAAAGAAGTATCTGAAACCTGTACTTGCAAAGAATGATGATTTCTCATGTGATCGGGCACTATTGATAGTCAAAGAGTTTTTGGATGAAGTACTTGTCCTCAACGAAAAGGAAAAACAGTTCTGTAAAGACTTTAGGAATGGTGCTTATAATCCTGGACTGCTGTTCGATGATGAAACAACCATTGAACGAATCCATAATCATCCAATGGCAGTGTGGAGAACAAGAGCTACCCAATAA
- a CDS encoding ABC transporter substrate-binding protein has protein sequence MYKNALIVLMLFSVLFFSSCQKSEGTSENASPPTLTVGMMSAVDAAPFYVALEKGYFAEAGVDVNLVLFTNGQNRQTALQTGQVDGAMTDLVALITQTASDFKLIGTLSTDGDFPLLAKPGLEEKQAVSAGTMEISVTNYLVDQYLSKNHSVSKVYINEIPARLEAVVSGQLDAGIFPEPFASIGALRGLEKLFFPGIPSESLNLIAFTEKAIQEKAQALNIFHKAYAKAVKAIKADENLARDVLLKYIPNLPSEIQDSIHLPAYQDPRLPSTAFMQEIMDWTASVTGASYQFAPTAMIDSRFIEGL, from the coding sequence ATGTATAAAAATGCCCTGATCGTCCTTATGCTCTTTTCTGTATTGTTCTTTTCCAGCTGCCAGAAGTCGGAAGGGACTTCCGAAAACGCCAGCCCCCCAACCCTGACCGTCGGTATGATGAGTGCCGTCGACGCTGCTCCCTTTTATGTTGCGCTTGAAAAGGGGTATTTTGCAGAGGCCGGAGTCGATGTAAATCTGGTTCTCTTCACCAACGGCCAAAACCGCCAGACTGCCTTGCAGACCGGGCAGGTCGATGGGGCCATGACGGACCTCGTCGCCCTCATCACCCAGACAGCCAGCGACTTCAAGCTCATCGGTACGCTTTCAACCGACGGCGACTTCCCTCTGCTTGCAAAGCCGGGCCTTGAGGAGAAGCAGGCTGTTTCAGCTGGAACAATGGAGATCAGCGTGACCAACTACCTGGTCGACCAGTACTTGTCCAAAAACCATTCGGTCTCCAAGGTCTATATCAATGAAATCCCCGCTCGCCTTGAGGCGGTTGTCTCCGGTCAGCTGGACGCCGGCATATTCCCCGAGCCCTTCGCCTCCATCGGGGCCCTCAGGGGCTTGGAGAAGCTTTTCTTTCCAGGTATTCCGTCCGAAAGCCTGAACCTCATCGCCTTCACTGAGAAAGCAATCCAAGAGAAAGCGCAGGCGCTCAACATTTTCCATAAAGCGTATGCAAAGGCGGTGAAGGCCATCAAGGCGGACGAGAATCTTGCACGTGATGTCCTGTTGAAATACATTCCCAACCTTCCCTCTGAAATCCAGGATTCAATCCATCTGCCGGCCTACCAGGACCCCAGGCTCCCCAGCACTGCTTTCATGCAGGAAATCATGGACTGGACGGCTTCGGTTACCGGTGCATCCTACCAATTCGCTCCTACCGCCATGATCGACTCCCGCTTCATAGAGGGCCTTTGA
- a CDS encoding proline iminopeptidase-family hydrolase: MQTEVRMIPITTPYGEYKVWTQRCGSNPTKRLLLLHGGPGMTHEYFQSFDTHFADSDIEYIYYDQLGSLNSDNPADRKFWTIARFVDEVDQVRKALGLDASNFFLLGHSWGGVLAMEYALAHPEALKGLIISNMMADCTAYQKYADDVLGPQMDPKVLARIKDLEAAGQYSSEEYESLLMPHHYEKHVLRRPMDQWPECVMNALTHVNQDLYVYMQGPSEFGISGVLATWDRSKDLKHIKTPALVIGAEYDTMDPAYMKWMSEQLPNGSYLYCPEGSHMAMWDDAEVYHEGIKEFIGRV, translated from the coding sequence ATGCAAACAGAAGTCAGAATGATACCCATCACCACCCCGTACGGCGAATATAAAGTCTGGACGCAGCGGTGCGGCAGCAATCCAACCAAGAGATTGCTTCTTCTCCACGGTGGACCTGGGATGACGCACGAGTACTTTCAGAGTTTCGATACCCACTTTGCCGACAGTGATATCGAGTACATCTACTACGACCAGCTTGGAAGCCTCAACTCCGATAATCCTGCCGATCGAAAGTTCTGGACCATTGCGCGCTTTGTCGATGAAGTCGATCAAGTACGCAAGGCTTTGGGCCTTGATGCCTCGAACTTCTTTCTGCTCGGCCACTCCTGGGGCGGGGTGCTGGCAATGGAGTACGCACTTGCCCACCCAGAGGCGCTCAAGGGCCTGATCATCAGCAACATGATGGCAGATTGTACGGCCTATCAGAAGTATGCAGATGACGTACTCGGGCCGCAGATGGACCCTAAGGTGCTTGCCCGCATCAAGGATCTAGAAGCAGCAGGGCAGTACTCCAGCGAGGAATATGAATCTCTTTTAATGCCTCATCACTACGAGAAGCACGTGCTTCGCCGTCCCATGGATCAGTGGCCTGAGTGCGTTATGAACGCCCTGACTCATGTCAATCAGGACCTCTACGTCTACATGCAGGGACCCAGTGAATTCGGGATTTCCGGTGTTTTGGCAACCTGGGACAGATCAAAAGACCTCAAGCATATCAAGACACCCGCCCTTGTCATCGGGGCGGAGTATGACACCATGGACCCTGCCTACATGAAGTGGATGAGCGAACAGCTGCCAAATGGCTCCTATTTGTATTGTCCCGAGGGCAGTCACATGGCCATGTGGGATGATGCCGAGGTATATCACGAGGGGATCAAGGAGTTCATTGGCAGAGTGTAA
- a CDS encoding ABC transporter permease produces the protein MSKRVWKRVYAKLDLFLLLLIPLAWYVVFKYVPMYGLQIAFRRFNPSLGITASPWVGMRYFSQFFDSYYFWEIIYNTISLSIYQLAIGFPIPIFLALLINEIQHKRLQRTVQNITYIPHFLSVVVVVSMLNLFSNVDYGIFNKFLGLFGFPAADYMAKAQYFQTLFVFSNVWQSMGFNSIIYIAALTAIDSTLYEAATIDGCSRFKKIIHISLPGLLPTILILFIMRMGSLMEIGFEKVLLMQNPINMSSSEIISTFIYKNGIQKGQFSYSAAVGLFNSLINFLLLLFSNTLVKKFTKTSLW, from the coding sequence ATGTCTAAACGTGTTTGGAAGCGTGTGTACGCAAAGCTGGACTTGTTCCTTTTGTTGCTCATTCCCCTTGCTTGGTATGTTGTATTCAAATATGTGCCGATGTATGGGTTGCAGATAGCGTTTAGAAGGTTCAACCCTTCCTTGGGTATTACCGCCAGTCCCTGGGTGGGAATGAGATATTTCAGCCAATTTTTCGATTCATACTATTTCTGGGAGATTATCTACAACACCATCTCATTGAGTATCTATCAGCTGGCAATCGGATTCCCGATTCCGATTTTCCTCGCATTATTGATAAATGAGATACAGCATAAGCGCCTGCAAAGAACCGTACAGAACATCACCTATATTCCGCACTTTCTCTCAGTGGTTGTGGTGGTAAGCATGCTCAACCTGTTTTCCAATGTTGATTATGGGATCTTCAATAAGTTCCTAGGACTTTTTGGGTTTCCCGCTGCCGATTACATGGCCAAGGCCCAGTATTTCCAAACATTGTTTGTTTTCTCCAACGTCTGGCAGTCGATGGGATTCAACTCGATCATCTACATCGCTGCATTGACGGCGATCGATTCCACGCTCTATGAAGCTGCTACCATCGACGGTTGCAGCCGCTTTAAGAAAATCATTCACATCTCACTGCCAGGGTTGCTGCCGACAATTCTCATACTGTTCATCATGCGCATGGGAAGCCTGATGGAGATCGGCTTTGAGAAAGTCTTATTGATGCAGAATCCCATCAACATGAGCAGCAGCGAGATTATCTCCACGTTCATTTACAAGAACGGCATCCAGAAAGGGCAGTTCAGCTATAGTGCTGCAGTAGGACTTTTCAACTCCTTGATAAATTTCCTGCTGTTGCTCTTCTCCAATACATTGGTGAAAAAATTCACCAAAACCAGTTTGTGGTAG
- a CDS encoding transposase: protein MANKFIRYELKNGAEYASVCLPMRVDGRKVNKTENLGRVLDKQQGIFKNRERGVFRYTLEQGYQDAPAESHAMALKPKGPERLILDFGDVHVLHEYLKTTPYHAVLTSLLPDQGDTLLALVYYQILASGARWYAGSWYEGSYARLLLPRAALGSQRISEFLSVLGDEALQRRFFCTYLAKQFPAETVHGLLLDSTGLPNSIDFPYTAYSNHGGQVSVETRLIYVTDRLSGMPLYFRYVAGNVIDVSTLKATIGELQMCGIAADYAILDAGYFTEDNIKALHENEIAYLTRLKPNRKLYKQLAAAHAQALQHGGNLVSYNGRAVYIKRVPCTVTSGIDAFAYIGIDMLRRSYEMNAMLVNAVEDDLGPEEIDGNLSKLGLFIMISSEEIDTKELLPLYYARQQIEQVFDITKNYADILPLRVHGEDTFRGHLLLCFIATIICKRLQGELDAKGVNLIGLFKELRNQKCKVYDSLVVVQEATKKVNDSYKALKLKSPDKIPR from the coding sequence ATGGCCAACAAATTCATCCGGTATGAGCTGAAAAACGGAGCCGAATACGCCTCGGTCTGCCTCCCTATGCGCGTCGACGGCAGGAAAGTCAACAAAACCGAGAACCTCGGGCGTGTTCTGGACAAGCAACAGGGTATTTTCAAGAACCGTGAACGCGGCGTCTTCCGGTACACCCTCGAGCAAGGCTACCAGGACGCTCCCGCAGAAAGCCATGCCATGGCATTGAAACCCAAAGGGCCGGAACGTCTGATCCTCGATTTCGGCGACGTGCATGTCCTGCATGAGTATCTGAAGACGACCCCCTACCATGCGGTTCTGACATCCCTGCTTCCAGACCAGGGCGACACGCTGCTTGCCCTGGTATACTACCAGATCCTTGCAAGCGGGGCCCGCTGGTATGCCGGGTCCTGGTACGAGGGAAGCTACGCGAGGCTGCTGCTCCCCCGCGCCGCCCTGGGCAGCCAGCGGATCAGCGAGTTCCTTTCCGTTTTGGGTGACGAGGCCCTGCAAAGACGGTTCTTTTGCACATACCTGGCCAAGCAGTTCCCCGCCGAGACCGTCCACGGGCTGCTGCTCGACAGCACAGGACTGCCGAACAGCATCGATTTCCCCTACACTGCATACTCCAACCATGGCGGGCAGGTGAGCGTGGAGACAAGGCTCATCTATGTCACCGACCGGCTCAGCGGGATGCCCTTGTACTTCAGGTATGTTGCGGGCAACGTGATCGACGTATCGACCCTCAAGGCGACCATCGGGGAGCTGCAGATGTGCGGGATCGCTGCCGACTACGCCATCCTGGACGCCGGATACTTCACCGAGGACAACATCAAGGCTCTGCATGAGAACGAGATAGCATACCTGACAAGGCTGAAGCCCAACCGCAAGCTGTACAAGCAGCTGGCCGCCGCCCATGCGCAGGCTCTGCAGCACGGGGGCAATCTGGTCAGCTACAATGGCAGGGCTGTCTATATCAAACGGGTCCCCTGCACTGTAACCTCCGGCATCGACGCCTTCGCTTACATCGGCATCGACATGCTGCGCAGGTCCTATGAGATGAATGCGATGCTGGTGAATGCCGTCGAGGATGATCTCGGCCCGGAGGAGATCGACGGCAACCTCTCCAAGCTCGGATTGTTCATCATGATATCATCCGAGGAGATCGACACCAAGGAGTTGCTTCCCCTGTACTATGCCCGCCAGCAGATCGAGCAGGTGTTCGATATCACCAAGAATTATGCCGACATCCTTCCGCTGAGGGTACATGGTGAGGATACGTTCAGGGGGCACCTGTTGCTGTGTTTCATCGCCACCATCATCTGTAAGCGGCTGCAGGGGGAGTTGGACGCAAAGGGTGTAAACCTCATCGGCTTGTTCAAGGAGCTGAGGAACCAGAAGTGCAAGGTGTACGATTCTCTGGTGGTGGTCCAGGAAGCAACCAAAAAGGTGAACGACTCCTACAAGGCGCTCAAATTGAAGAGCCCGGACAAGATCCCTAGGTAG
- a CDS encoding nucleotidyl transferase AbiEii/AbiGii toxin family protein produces MNVYAKQEIEAIAAKTHFIKSNVEKVVRLIDILSYIHTTSPDTGEFALKGGTAINLCILDIPRLSVDIDLDFAQNLSKEDTAVVRQAFKRTFYEFVLDSGYSISEKARGHYAMDSFLLTYDTISGNTDNIRVEINYL; encoded by the coding sequence GTGAACGTGTATGCAAAACAAGAGATAGAGGCTATTGCGGCGAAGACTCATTTTATCAAGAGTAATGTTGAAAAGGTTGTGCGTTTGATTGATATACTTTCATATATACATACTACTTCCCCGGATACAGGTGAATTTGCCTTGAAAGGGGGGACAGCAATAAATCTATGTATACTGGATATACCGAGACTTTCTGTTGACATTGATTTGGACTTTGCACAAAACCTTTCAAAAGAGGATACTGCAGTAGTCAGGCAAGCCTTCAAAAGAACATTTTATGAATTTGTGTTGGATTCAGGTTATTCCATCTCTGAGAAAGCTCGAGGGCACTATGCGATGGACAGTTTTCTTCTTACGTATGACACGATAAGTGGAAATACGGATAATATCAGAGTAGAAATCAATTACCTCTAA
- a CDS encoding ABC transporter permease: MKYLRGFLVVLIGWYLLAFLLQGPIIPYPHAVFLHLVSSMQTSKPYLHLLFSLYRIVMGMAFALLLAIPVGMLAGRTQKLDQLISPVLYLLYPLPKIAFLPVFMVLFGIGDLSKIMLIAVIVFFPAAVTIRDGVKEIPFQYLELAAAYHLTAKQIIAHIVWPAILPRIFSSLRITVGISLSVLFISENYAAEYGLGYYIMNNWVMAQYVGMYAGIVLLSLLGLSLYIVLDGLERLAIPEEAR, encoded by the coding sequence ATGAAGTACCTGAGAGGTTTTCTGGTTGTGCTCATTGGTTGGTACCTGCTTGCCTTCTTACTGCAGGGACCGATCATCCCCTACCCGCATGCAGTCTTCTTGCATCTGGTTTCCAGCATGCAGACGTCAAAACCTTACCTGCACTTGTTGTTCTCTCTGTATCGGATTGTCATGGGGATGGCTTTTGCCCTGCTCTTGGCAATTCCTGTTGGTATGCTGGCAGGAAGGACCCAAAAGCTCGACCAGCTCATTTCCCCGGTGCTCTACCTGCTCTACCCCCTGCCCAAGATTGCGTTCCTTCCGGTTTTCATGGTGCTTTTCGGTATCGGGGACCTCTCCAAGATTATGCTCATCGCTGTCATTGTGTTCTTTCCTGCGGCGGTTACGATCCGTGATGGAGTGAAGGAAATCCCGTTTCAATATCTTGAGCTGGCTGCAGCGTACCATCTGACCGCGAAACAGATTATCGCCCATATCGTGTGGCCGGCAATCCTTCCCAGAATCTTCTCTTCCCTCAGGATCACCGTGGGCATTTCGCTTTCTGTTCTGTTCATCAGCGAAAACTATGCAGCTGAGTATGGGCTGGGCTACTACATTATGAACAACTGGGTGATGGCCCAATATGTTGGAATGTATGCAGGCATCGTCCTGCTCAGCCTGCTTGGGTTGAGTCTCTATATAGTCTTGGACGGTCTTGAACGGCTGGCAATTCCAGAAGAAGCCCGATAA
- a CDS encoding type IV toxin-antitoxin system AbiEi family antitoxin domain-containing protein, producing MNIIDITSKVVFTKNDILPLFETPSACRYWLEMAIENHLIARIRRDMYAVMDLTTGSVYANKFLIGSSISQTAYVSYHAALDYHGLANQAYATLYISDSKKFRPFEYDDVRYEYVISTSPDWIEHINYGAILRVTSKERTIIDCIDNLKYAGGIEEVIYALDAVKHLKEQHVLEILKQYDNKRLYQKAGYLLSMFKEELLLSDAFFWYMQSQVGEGKKYWLTDMGMPYIYHPDWKLYAPAYESLETLLHGGR from the coding sequence ATGAACATAATCGATATTACCAGCAAAGTAGTGTTTACAAAAAATGATATCCTTCCTCTATTCGAAACCCCCTCAGCTTGTCGATACTGGCTGGAAATGGCGATCGAGAATCATCTCATTGCACGCATTCGAAGGGATATGTATGCAGTCATGGATTTGACCACAGGGAGTGTTTATGCTAATAAATTCTTAATCGGTTCTTCCATCAGCCAGACAGCCTACGTCTCTTATCATGCAGCTCTCGATTATCATGGTTTAGCAAATCAAGCGTATGCTACTCTATACATCTCCGATTCAAAAAAATTTCGACCTTTTGAATATGACGACGTCCGTTACGAATATGTAATCAGTACCAGTCCTGATTGGATTGAGCACATCAACTATGGTGCAATACTGCGAGTTACGAGCAAGGAACGGACAATCATCGATTGCATAGACAATCTGAAATATGCAGGAGGAATTGAAGAAGTAATCTACGCCTTGGATGCAGTCAAGCATCTCAAGGAACAACATGTCCTTGAGATATTGAAGCAATACGACAACAAGCGGCTCTACCAGAAAGCAGGGTATCTCCTATCGATGTTCAAGGAGGAGCTTCTCTTGTCCGATGCTTTCTTCTGGTACATGCAAAGTCAGGTAGGTGAGGGAAAGAAATATTGGCTGACCGACATGGGCATGCCTTACATCTATCATCCTGATTGGAAGCTGTATGCCCCTGCTTATGAAAGTTTGGAAACGCTTCTGCATGGAGGAAGGTAG
- a CDS encoding NADPH-dependent FMN reductase, with the protein MNVPKIGIIISSTRAARVGQQAAEYVATVAKKRTDLAFEIVDLRDYPMPFFDEVASNAYVPSTNEVAQTWQKKIASLDGFIFVTAEYNNSITAALKNALDYAYPEWNRKAAAYFSYGSAGGARAVQHLRDICVELQMAPVRQSVLIMGNDFYPIMNGEKQVKDLANLEPQVNNMLDQLSWWATALKSAREKA; encoded by the coding sequence ATGAACGTACCAAAGATTGGAATTATCATAAGCAGTACCAGAGCCGCTCGTGTAGGACAGCAGGCAGCAGAATATGTAGCAACAGTGGCAAAGAAGCGCACCGACCTCGCCTTTGAGATTGTCGATCTTCGCGACTACCCCATGCCGTTTTTCGATGAAGTCGCCTCGAACGCATACGTTCCCTCAACCAATGAGGTTGCACAAACCTGGCAGAAAAAGATTGCCAGCCTGGACGGATTCATTTTCGTCACCGCTGAATACAACAACAGCATCACTGCAGCCCTAAAGAACGCCCTGGACTATGCATATCCCGAATGGAACCGCAAGGCCGCAGCATACTTCTCGTATGGCTCAGCTGGTGGTGCACGGGCAGTACAGCACCTTCGTGACATCTGTGTAGAGCTTCAGATGGCACCGGTACGTCAGTCGGTACTGATTATGGGCAATGACTTCTACCCAATCATGAACGGTGAGAAGCAGGTCAAGGACCTTGCCAATCTTGAGCCCCAGGTCAATAACATGCTCGACCAGCTCTCCTGGTGGGCGACTGCACTCAAGAGTGCACGCGAGAAAGCCTGA
- a CDS encoding ABC transporter ATP-binding protein: protein MLSIQHAELCYGTKVAFSNFSLEVQEGDMVSIIGKSGCGKTSLLYAIASLLPLSRGAIATQGECSIMFQQDRLLPYKRVLDNVLLGLPKKMEDEAQALLSLVGLEEKTNNFPKQLSGGERQRVALVRSLIRNPRLLLLDEPFASLDEQTRERLQDEVKMYVREHQITLLLVTHSISEAVFMGRRIIVMTKEGISFETENPYHELGDVRSKTQAFELQQTLRLHLGGNR, encoded by the coding sequence ATGCTGAGCATCCAACATGCCGAGCTGTGCTATGGCACCAAGGTCGCGTTCTCCAACTTCTCGTTGGAAGTACAAGAAGGCGATATGGTGAGCATCATCGGCAAGAGCGGATGTGGAAAGACCAGCCTGCTGTATGCAATAGCCTCATTGCTGCCGCTGAGCAGGGGCGCTATTGCAACGCAGGGTGAGTGTTCGATTATGTTTCAGCAGGACCGTCTCCTTCCGTACAAGCGGGTGTTGGACAATGTATTGCTGGGCCTTCCTAAAAAGATGGAAGACGAGGCGCAGGCGTTGCTCTCCTTGGTGGGACTCGAGGAGAAAACAAACAACTTTCCCAAGCAGCTCAGCGGAGGGGAGAGGCAGCGTGTCGCCTTGGTGCGCAGCTTGATCCGCAATCCTCGTCTTCTCTTGCTCGACGAGCCCTTTGCTTCCTTGGATGAACAGACACGCGAGCGGCTGCAGGATGAGGTGAAGATGTATGTCCGGGAGCATCAGATTACGTTGCTGCTGGTCACCCATAGTATCAGCGAGGCTGTGTTCATGGGCAGGCGAATCATCGTTATGACTAAAGAAGGTATCTCCTTTGAGACGGAGAATCCTTATCATGAGCTTGGCGACGTACGCAGCAAAACCCAGGCATTTGAGTTGCAACAGACCTTGCGCTTGCACTTGGGAGGCAACCGATGA
- a CDS encoding sulfatase family protein — MKPNIVIVMTDQQRHDLRKAAGYSLDTMPFLDSFAEKGVDFSQAYTPNPTCMPARVSMFTGRYCQSHCVRTNHNAADAVYTEDLLDVLKQQGYTTALCGKNHSHHKVEEFDFHEVNGHLGVEDRQHLSQSEQKLDDYLKTLKFIDSMEPSPGDVSDQLPYRNVSSALKFVDEVKETGKPFFAWVSFAEPHNPYQVCEPYFSMFPPHLLPPLSTGPENLEGKGPRYTWIRGIWEKVLGTEIEQRINRDRSNYLGMLRLIDDQFKRLIEGLEQRNLLDNTLVIFLSDHGDFMGEYGLVRKGPDLSDVLTHIPMIWRGPGIANQGRVGANFVNIVDILPTLCDYLGVHTPFGVQGKSLRPLLENTAYDPKEYEVAYSETGFGGLYWDEEDNLTPQEEKACHLWETFDCLNTWTQCSQVRMLRKGEYKIQVDMLGTGYLYNLKDDPMEINNLWDGEMYQAIKADMLTELTAAMLRATDPIPAPRNRYRTKLHPKGFWFDKEFHASDPGVLQVPKS; from the coding sequence ATGAAACCAAACATTGTCATTGTGATGACCGACCAGCAACGCCACGACCTTAGGAAGGCGGCAGGGTATTCTCTGGATACCATGCCTTTTCTTGACTCCTTTGCAGAAAAGGGTGTTGATTTTTCACAAGCCTATACGCCCAATCCTACCTGCATGCCTGCTCGGGTAAGCATGTTCACCGGCCGCTACTGCCAATCGCACTGTGTGCGTACCAACCATAATGCAGCTGATGCCGTGTATACCGAGGATTTGTTGGACGTTCTGAAACAACAAGGCTATACAACCGCTCTCTGCGGGAAAAACCACAGCCATCACAAGGTAGAGGAATTTGATTTTCATGAGGTGAACGGGCATCTGGGGGTGGAGGATAGGCAACATCTTTCTCAGTCTGAGCAGAAACTTGATGACTATTTAAAAACACTCAAATTCATTGACTCAATGGAGCCCTCTCCTGGTGATGTATCAGACCAGCTTCCGTATCGCAATGTGAGTTCGGCACTGAAGTTTGTGGACGAAGTGAAGGAAACTGGAAAACCATTCTTTGCATGGGTTTCCTTCGCTGAACCTCATAATCCGTACCAAGTGTGTGAGCCGTACTTCAGCATGTTTCCTCCCCACCTGCTTCCTCCACTCTCTACAGGACCGGAAAACTTGGAAGGGAAAGGTCCTCGGTATACGTGGATTCGTGGTATCTGGGAGAAGGTACTGGGAACTGAGATCGAGCAACGAATCAATCGAGACCGATCAAACTACTTGGGTATGTTGCGCCTGATCGATGACCAGTTCAAACGCCTCATCGAGGGGCTTGAGCAGCGAAACCTGTTGGACAACACCCTGGTGATTTTCCTCTCCGACCATGGCGATTTCATGGGAGAGTATGGCTTGGTACGCAAAGGTCCCGACCTTAGTGATGTGTTGACTCATATTCCGATGATCTGGCGGGGCCCGGGTATTGCCAACCAGGGCAGGGTGGGAGCCAATTTTGTGAATATCGTAGATATTCTTCCCACCCTCTGTGATTACCTGGGTGTTCATACACCGTTCGGAGTGCAGGGAAAGAGTCTTCGCCCGCTCTTGGAAAACACTGCCTATGATCCCAAGGAGTATGAGGTTGCTTATAGTGAGACTGGATTTGGAGGTCTCTATTGGGACGAAGAAGACAATCTCACTCCTCAAGAGGAGAAAGCCTGCCACCTGTGGGAGACCTTCGACTGTCTCAATACCTGGACGCAGTGCAGCCAGGTGAGAATGCTCAGAAAAGGTGAGTACAAGATTCAAGTTGATATGCTGGGGACAGGGTACCTTTATAACTTGAAAGACGACCCGATGGAAATTAATAACCTCTGGGATGGAGAAATGTATCAAGCGATAAAGGCGGACATGCTCACTGAGTTGACGGCTGCGATGCTTCGGGCAACCGACCCTATACCAGCCCCCCGTAATCGCTACAGGACAAAGTTGCATCCCAAGGGGTTCTGGTTTGACAAGGAATTCCATGCCTCGGACCCAGGAGTGTTGCAGGTTCCGAAAAGCTGA